One part of the Saprospiraceae bacterium genome encodes these proteins:
- a CDS encoding cyclase family protein: MEIQFENKGILYRCDLSKGIDLSISYKEEFNQVNCFYAPFFSSQAVKQGTFIGSVKDGGPVNYYNTFINIHGGGTHTEGIGHINKQRDSINSKLKSFFGFAYLLSVYPTKMENGDRVITSVSMQLLLEEIDIPEYLIVRTLPNTNDKMSSHYSGTNPPYVSFEAIQCIKEFGIKHLLIDLPSVDREEDGGKLLSHNCFWEGNRADDCTITELIYVPNHIKDGLYLMNLQVASMEQDAAPSRPVIYNIYEQVDSK; the protein is encoded by the coding sequence ATGGAAATTCAATTTGAAAATAAAGGAATTTTATATCGTTGCGATTTATCAAAAGGAATCGATTTATCAATTTCATATAAGGAAGAATTTAATCAGGTTAATTGTTTTTATGCGCCGTTTTTCTCAAGTCAGGCGGTAAAACAAGGTACATTTATTGGAAGCGTTAAGGATGGTGGTCCTGTAAATTATTATAATACATTTATTAATATTCATGGAGGCGGAACACATACGGAGGGAATTGGGCATATTAATAAGCAAAGAGATTCTATAAATTCTAAATTGAAATCATTTTTTGGATTTGCGTATCTGCTTTCAGTATATCCAACAAAAATGGAAAATGGAGATCGGGTCATTACAAGCGTAAGTATGCAACTTCTTTTAGAAGAGATCGATATACCAGAATATTTAATTGTCAGAACCTTACCAAACACCAATGACAAAATGAGTTCTCATTATTCGGGAACCAATCCTCCTTATGTTTCTTTTGAAGCAATACAATGCATTAAAGAATTCGGTATAAAGCATTTATTAATAGATCTTCCATCGGTAGACAGGGAAGAAGATGGGGGAAAATTATTATCCCACAATTGTTTTTGGGAGGGTAATAGAGCTGATGATTGCACCATAACAGAGTTAATTTATGTTCCAAATCATATAAAGGATGGACTCTATTTGATGAATCTTCAAGTTGCATCAATGGAACAAGACGCTGCACCATCAAGGCCCGTAATTTATAATATTTATGAGCAGGTTGATTCAAAATAA
- a CDS encoding NAD kinase: protein MKVFIFGQKAKQDDYPHISSLISHLKEDKAEIYIFDLFFEQIMNEIPAIRKMNTWSGYSDLMTIKPDSLITMGGDGTILSALTYVRDSQVPILGINLGRLGFLASIEKRYIADAAHFLNQGMYELEQRSLIQLDCNFPVFGETPFALNDFSILKRDNSSMITIHTYINGDFLNSYWADGLIISTPTGSTGYSLSCGGPILFPQARNLVITPVAPHNLNVRPVVLSDDAVLSFQVEGRTDNFLCTLDSRYEVITAEFELAVRKCDFNIQLIQLQPSSFSKTMHDKLNWGLDQRN, encoded by the coding sequence ATGAAAGTATTTATTTTTGGACAGAAAGCAAAACAAGATGATTATCCTCATATATCATCTCTTATATCTCATTTAAAGGAAGATAAAGCAGAGATTTATATATTCGATTTGTTTTTTGAGCAAATAATGAATGAAATTCCAGCAATCCGGAAAATGAATACCTGGTCTGGTTATTCTGATTTAATGACAATAAAACCGGATAGTTTGATTACCATGGGAGGCGATGGTACCATTTTGAGTGCACTTACCTATGTTAGAGATTCACAAGTACCGATATTAGGAATAAATTTGGGAAGGTTAGGCTTTTTAGCAAGTATTGAAAAAAGATATATAGCAGATGCTGCACATTTTTTAAATCAAGGTATGTATGAACTGGAACAGCGCAGCTTGATTCAATTGGATTGTAATTTTCCTGTATTTGGCGAAACGCCCTTTGCGTTAAATGACTTTTCAATTTTAAAGCGGGATAATTCATCCATGATTACTATACACACCTATATAAATGGTGATTTTTTAAATTCCTATTGGGCAGATGGATTGATAATTTCAACACCTACAGGTTCCACAGGTTACTCTTTATCCTGTGGAGGTCCTATTTTATTTCCACAGGCAAGAAATCTTGTTATCACGCCAGTTGCACCACATAATTTAAATGTTAGACCCGTTGTTTTGTCAGATGATGCCGTACTGAGTTTTCAAGTAGAAGGTAGAACAGATAATTTTTTATGTACGCTCGATTCAAGGTATGAAGTTATTACAGCTGAATTTGAGTTAGCGGTCAGAAAGTGTGATTTTAACATTCAATTGATACAATTACAACCTTCTAGCTTTTCAAAAACAATGCATGACAAATTGAACTGGGGCTTAGATCAAAGAAATTAA
- a CDS encoding TM2 domain-containing protein: protein MKKKFVAVLLAIVAGGFGAHKFYLRQPELGIAYIALFIWIGRFFGIPLTSFLGWYDAYKLMIMDDSEFDRKYNSYYFRDRYGRRLEKAREQTKTGKYFVLDDDQAETKRSTPKYLVNTYKKREGENYKQSGIKKFKDYDTKGAIEDFKKAIESNPDDKSLHFNIACAYSLEEKAYESFYHLDLAVTYGFKEWEKILNQEALAYIRILPAFELFKNNQFRILPSILNTLKNKDREQPQEAFILKQDLPIELKQELK from the coding sequence ATGAAGAAAAAATTTGTAGCAGTACTTCTTGCAATTGTAGCTGGTGGTTTTGGTGCGCATAAGTTTTATTTGAGACAGCCAGAACTTGGAATCGCTTATATTGCATTGTTTATTTGGATTGGACGATTTTTTGGAATCCCATTAACTTCTTTTTTAGGTTGGTACGATGCTTATAAATTGATGATCATGGATGATTCAGAATTTGATCGCAAATACAATAGTTATTATTTCAGAGATCGATATGGAAGAAGATTGGAAAAAGCAAGAGAACAAACCAAAACTGGAAAGTATTTTGTATTGGATGATGATCAGGCTGAAACGAAACGAAGTACTCCTAAATATTTAGTAAACACATATAAGAAAAGAGAAGGAGAAAACTATAAACAAAGTGGAATAAAAAAATTTAAAGATTATGATACCAAGGGGGCAATAGAAGATTTTAAAAAAGCGATAGAATCCAATCCCGATGATAAATCTTTGCATTTTAATATCGCTTGTGCCTATTCCCTGGAAGAAAAAGCATATGAAAGCTTTTATCATCTTGATTTAGCAGTGACTTATGGTTTTAAGGAATGGGAAAAAATTTTAAATCAAGAAGCCTTAGCATATATTCGGATTTTACCAGCGTTTGAACTCTTTAAAAACAATCAATTTAGAATATTACCATCGATTTTAAACACACTTAAAAATAAAGATCGCGAACAGCCACAAGAAGCATTTATCTTAAAACAAGATTTACCCATTGAACTAAAGCAGGAACTTAAATGA
- a CDS encoding PP2C family protein-serine/threonine phosphatase, which translates to MSRDQTILNKMQNELSLKQLQITSLLNITQAINENLPQEELFSMYKSFLTWELSIEKLALYIRDDQNWQLVITHQVDLTTDLEKLPQLFIKYNRLHTIKKDDDPNLQSFEFIIPVYHKTDPIAYSLISGVKKGDDIFNNIQFITSITNIVAVAIENKRLVRRQIEQEKEWELAKDVTQMLIPNEMPSGKNFSMANVYRPHYKVGGDYIDYIWFSETKICFCIADVSGKGIAAAMIMANFQALLQNLGQQYKDLETLVMVLNQAVMRITKGEKYLTFFIAVADLQKKLLYYVNAGHIPPVLYQNGNVIELKATTTIIGHFEQLPEIKEGVIKLEEGTVLVAYTDGLTDLKNKYGENFSQNMLKSYILDHKDCKANEMCDSIMEHILNFKGNEEIPDDIAIVTFKFSES; encoded by the coding sequence ATGAGTCGGGATCAAACGATATTAAACAAAATGCAAAATGAGTTGAGTTTAAAACAACTCCAAATAACTTCATTACTAAATATTACGCAAGCGATTAATGAAAACTTACCCCAAGAAGAGCTGTTTAGTATGTATAAAAGCTTTTTAACCTGGGAGCTTAGTATTGAAAAACTAGCACTTTATATAAGAGATGATCAAAACTGGCAATTAGTAATCACACATCAAGTTGACCTCACTACAGATTTAGAAAAATTGCCGCAATTATTTATTAAATACAATCGCTTGCATACAATAAAAAAAGATGACGATCCCAACTTGCAATCGTTTGAATTTATAATTCCGGTTTATCATAAAACAGATCCAATTGCTTACTCCTTAATAAGTGGTGTAAAAAAAGGAGATGACATTTTTAATAATATCCAGTTTATTACATCTATTACAAATATTGTAGCTGTTGCAATAGAAAACAAGCGATTGGTAAGACGACAAATAGAACAAGAAAAAGAATGGGAGCTTGCCAAAGATGTTACGCAGATGCTGATCCCAAACGAAATGCCATCTGGGAAAAATTTTTCAATGGCAAATGTTTATCGGCCGCATTATAAAGTGGGTGGTGATTATATTGATTACATATGGTTTTCAGAAACCAAAATTTGCTTTTGTATTGCTGATGTTTCTGGTAAAGGAATTGCAGCAGCAATGATAATGGCTAATTTCCAGGCCTTATTGCAAAACCTCGGACAACAATATAAAGATTTGGAAACACTTGTTATGGTGTTAAATCAAGCCGTTATGCGGATTACGAAAGGAGAAAAATATTTAACCTTTTTTATAGCAGTAGCAGACCTTCAAAAGAAATTACTTTACTATGTAAATGCAGGACACATACCTCCTGTTTTATATCAAAACGGAAATGTTATTGAACTGAAAGCAACAACAACAATCATCGGGCATTTTGAGCAGTTACCAGAAATTAAAGAAGGTGTAATTAAATTAGAAGAAGGAACCGTTTTGGTCGCATATACTGATGGTTTGACCGACTTAAAGAATAAATACGGCGAAAACTTTTCTCAAAATATGTTAAAGAGTTATATTTTAGACCATAAAGATTGTAAGGCAAATGAAATGTGCGATTCCATTATGGAACATATATTAAACTTTAAGGGAAATGAAGAAATCCCGGATGATATTGCAATTGTGACATTTAAATTCTCAGAGTCATGA
- a CDS encoding CBS domain-containing protein, translating into MIALNFLDKDLIPFSGKETVKEAKSILEKYILNELPLLNHKKLKGIITKSDLHNYSDNVKISELPVELFESVGPQCHFFEIWSRIVESHLSCIPVVNDHDDYMGCIRQQTLLQFYGQSFALTEPGCIVVLSQRRLDYSLSKIAAIVEEEDCIILSSFVTETSDKGTILITIKLNCLEAQGILNSFERYGLEIVDVFSEEAFSDVLKERFNMLMNYLNL; encoded by the coding sequence ATGATAGCACTTAATTTTTTAGATAAAGACCTCATCCCATTTTCTGGAAAAGAAACCGTAAAAGAAGCAAAGTCCATTTTAGAAAAATATATTCTGAACGAGCTGCCTCTTTTGAATCATAAAAAATTGAAAGGAATTATTACTAAAAGTGACCTCCATAATTATAGTGACAATGTAAAAATCTCAGAACTTCCTGTGGAATTATTTGAATCTGTTGGTCCACAATGTCATTTTTTTGAAATTTGGTCAAGAATCGTTGAAAGCCATTTAAGTTGTATCCCGGTTGTAAATGACCATGATGACTATATGGGTTGCATTCGTCAGCAAACCTTACTACAATTTTACGGACAAAGTTTTGCTTTGACAGAGCCTGGATGTATCGTTGTGTTAAGTCAAAGAAGGCTCGATTATTCCTTAAGTAAAATCGCTGCAATTGTTGAAGAAGAAGATTGTATCATTTTAAGTTCATTTGTTACCGAAACATCGGATAAGGGAACCATCTTAATAACAATAAAATTAAACTGTCTGGAAGCTCAGGGGATCTTAAATTCTTTTGAAAGATATGGACTTGAAATCGTGGATGTTTTTTCGGAAGAAGCATTTAGCGATGTGTTGAAAGAGCGATTCAATATGTTGATGAATTATTTAAATCTATAA